In Deltaproteobacteria bacterium, one DNA window encodes the following:
- the accD gene encoding acetyl-CoA carboxylase, carboxyltransferase subunit beta, with protein MILKKEIDSSVRPEGKRVRVPRGLWVKCEFCGEIIYKKEIEVNLDVCQKCNYHFRIGSQKRLAMIFDEGSFVEFDAGLESVDALDFKDVKRYKERLKASQKTLPHNDALVCGEGRINGQRIMAAIFEFEFMGGSMGSVVGEKIARLVERAVDNYCGIIIFSSSGGARMQEGIFSLMQMAKTCATLGRLRKAGIPYISVLLDPTMGGVTASFAMLGDIIIAEPKALIGFAGPRVIEQTIRQKLPEGFQRAEYLLEHGVIDMIVERKNMKYTLGKLLAMLAPQKDSEVRNQ; from the coding sequence ATGATTCTTAAAAAAGAAATAGATTCTTCAGTGCGGCCGGAAGGGAAAAGGGTGAGGGTTCCCCGCGGCCTCTGGGTGAAGTGCGAGTTTTGCGGAGAGATAATATACAAAAAAGAAATAGAAGTGAATCTGGATGTCTGCCAGAAATGCAACTACCATTTCAGGATAGGCAGCCAAAAAAGGCTGGCAATGATCTTTGACGAGGGAAGCTTTGTTGAGTTTGATGCAGGGCTTGAATCGGTTGATGCGCTGGATTTTAAAGATGTGAAGAGGTATAAAGAAAGGCTTAAGGCCAGTCAGAAGACATTGCCTCATAATGATGCGCTGGTTTGCGGGGAAGGGCGCATAAACGGCCAAAGAATCATGGCTGCGATATTTGAATTTGAGTTTATGGGCGGAAGCATGGGCTCTGTTGTTGGCGAAAAGATCGCAAGGCTTGTTGAAAGGGCAGTGGATAATTACTGCGGCATTATCATATTTTCTTCTTCAGGCGGGGCAAGGATGCAGGAGGGCATATTCTCGCTTATGCAGATGGCCAAAACCTGCGCAACGCTGGGAAGACTAAGGAAGGCAGGGATTCCATATATATCTGTTCTTTTGGATCCTACAATGGGGGGTGTTACCGCTAGTTTTGCCATGCTTGGAGATATTATTATTGCAGAACCAAAGGCGCTCATAGGATTTGCGGGTCCGAGGGTTATTGAACAGACCATAAGACAAAAATTGCCTGAAGGCTTCCAGAGGGCAGAGTATCTGCTTGAGCACGGTGTAATAGATATGATAGTGGAACGAAAAAATATGAAATATACACTTGGAAAACTTCTTGCCATGCTTGCCCCGCAAAAGGACTCAGAGGTTAGAAATCAGTAG
- a CDS encoding folylpolyglutamate synthase/dihydrofolate synthase family protein translates to MPTKPSYNDTLKYLYSLEKYGIRLGLERIKALLESLDNPQDKLNIIHVAGTNGKGSTAAVTASILFKAGYKVGLYTSPHLVRFNERIRINGKEIPNKKIAELVERVRDRGQGSEARGQNYTFFEFTTAMAFLYFAEEKVDFAVMEVGLGGRLDATNVGRPLVSIITNIAKDHEAMLGNRIEDIAFEKGGIIKRGGILISAETKSAALNILKAECKRKMAKFYRLKRDFFIDDSNKEVRSLSPNVSIGDQKLEAGNFTFKGRRWIYYGLKMNLLGRHQYLNAACALAALEILEEKGFRISESAVRKGLHGVFWPGRLECISKKPLIVLDCAHNPAGAAVLRDALENRFNYKRLFLVLGIMADKDIKGILSKLAPIADMVILTRPRLERAASLDLLYKHVPACLPLQAVSRGIKRGKAGQYADRVRRIEGVKDACLYAMAKATIDDMICVTGSVFTAGEAKKALRQL, encoded by the coding sequence ATGCCAACCAAACCTTCCTATAATGATACCCTTAAATATCTTTACAGTCTTGAAAAATACGGTATAAGATTAGGGCTTGAAAGGATAAAGGCCCTCTTAGAATCTCTGGATAACCCGCAGGATAAATTGAATATAATCCATGTGGCTGGGACAAACGGCAAGGGCTCCACTGCTGCCGTTACAGCGTCTATCCTGTTTAAGGCAGGATATAAAGTGGGACTTTATACATCGCCGCATCTCGTCAGATTTAATGAGAGGATACGGATAAATGGTAAAGAAATACCGAATAAAAAGATAGCGGAGTTGGTGGAGAGGGTAAGAGACAGGGGGCAGGGGTCAGAGGCCAGGGGTCAGAACTACACCTTCTTTGAGTTCACTACAGCTATGGCATTCCTATATTTTGCGGAAGAAAAGGTTGATTTTGCTGTAATGGAGGTAGGTTTGGGCGGGAGATTAGATGCCACAAATGTAGGAAGGCCTCTTGTTTCCATAATAACAAATATTGCAAAAGACCATGAGGCGATGCTCGGGAACAGGATAGAAGATATAGCGTTTGAAAAGGGTGGAATAATAAAGAGAGGCGGTATTTTAATATCTGCTGAAACAAAGTCTGCGGCGCTGAATATCCTGAAGGCTGAGTGCAAAAGGAAGATGGCAAAATTTTATAGGCTTAAGAGGGATTTTTTTATAGATGACAGCAATAAAGAAGTCAGAAGCTTGTCCCCGAATGTTTCTATCGGGGATCAGAAGTTAGAAGCCGGAAACTTCACATTCAAGGGCAGGAGATGGATTTACTACGGCCTAAAGATGAATCTTTTAGGCAGACATCAATATTTGAATGCGGCATGCGCTCTTGCGGCATTGGAGATTTTGGAAGAAAAAGGTTTTCGCATTTCAGAATCTGCCGTAAGAAAGGGGCTGCATGGAGTTTTTTGGCCGGGGAGGCTTGAGTGCATATCTAAAAAACCCTTGATTGTTCTGGACTGCGCCCATAATCCGGCAGGCGCGGCTGTTTTAAGAGATGCTTTGGAAAACCGGTTTAATTATAAAAGGCTCTTTCTTGTGTTGGGTATAATGGCTGATAAGGATATTAAAGGGATATTATCAAAGCTTGCGCCTATTGCTGATATGGTGATACTCACGCGCCCACGGCTTGAAAGGGCCGCATCATTAGATTTGCTTTACAAACATGTTCCTGCATGCCTGCCCCTGCAAGCAGTAAGCAGGGGTATCAAGCGGGGAAAGGCCGGCCAGTATGCAGATAGGGTAAGGCGGATTGAGGGTGTTAAGGATGCCTGTTTGTACGCTATGGCCAAAGCTACCATTGATGACATGATATGTGTAACCGGTTCTGTCTTTACAGCAGGAGAGGCGAAGAAGGCCTTAAGACAATTGTAA
- the lptD gene encoding LPS assembly protein LptD, which yields MSVVLCLSPSIVFADTGLKGEDPMEITADSLTYDKSSDTYYAEGNVIAVQGNSSIRADKMTVDMDASHATAIGNVEAHFEQGNTLKGDSLELDIDTKVGVVINGRLFFKKGNVHVTGEEIRKTGDESYSAHKGFFTTCDCEPGQSPAWGFYSSDADVTFGEYLTAWNSLFYVKAAPVFYFPYLVFPVKRERQTGFLSPEVGYSKLRGFKFDNSFFWAISDSTDATFYFDIENSRGIGEGIEYRYALTKTTEGQFYFYHFKENDMDRVREFRKGSNNLSRPKTADDNRWFLEYKHRGLLPYGVSLNVDVKKVSDDEYFIDFGKDTNKRSLESLESNISLTKTWSKFNLVTQFRYFDNLLIADNSTTLQRLPEIALTGIDQQIMDTPFHFGWESSFVNFDRKEGATGQRIDMHPTVSLPLNPGGYFEFKPSAGVRETFYQVADPAKDKRYYDRSIYDLGTDVTTTFVNIFPIDEGEGDGLKKLKHTIRPKIIYTYIPDDVQDDLPIFDGVDRIGKRNDFTYSLNTILTGKFLEGGNYSYRDYIYMDLSQIYNINETTRKLTSLTDKRRPFSDVTGEIRLQPLSWTLITAKGKYDAYEGWMNEYDASLGLWDKRGDRLDTSYRYTRIDPITHTPMEYLELSLIIKPVESIDLTYHNRYSYNDKETIEAAYGLAYRQQCWGAQITYTERLEEKMVMLTFNLLGIGQVGGLSERVQ from the coding sequence GTGTCTGTAGTCTTGTGTCTGTCTCCGTCTATTGTCTTTGCAGATACTGGTTTGAAAGGAGAAGATCCAATGGAGATAACAGCCGATTCTCTAACCTATGACAAATCCAGCGACACATACTATGCTGAAGGGAATGTGATAGCGGTTCAGGGAAACTCATCTATCAGGGCTGATAAAATGACTGTTGATATGGATGCATCTCACGCTACGGCTATTGGAAATGTGGAGGCTCATTTTGAACAGGGGAACACATTAAAGGGAGACAGCCTTGAACTTGACATAGATACAAAGGTTGGCGTTGTTATTAACGGCAGGCTGTTTTTTAAAAAGGGGAATGTCCATGTTACAGGGGAGGAGATAAGAAAGACAGGCGATGAAAGTTATTCAGCCCATAAAGGGTTTTTTACAACATGCGACTGCGAGCCTGGACAGTCCCCTGCGTGGGGTTTTTACTCGTCTGACGCAGATGTAACATTTGGCGAATATCTTACCGCATGGAACAGTCTTTTTTATGTTAAGGCGGCGCCTGTATTTTATTTTCCTTATCTTGTATTTCCTGTGAAAAGAGAGCGTCAGACCGGTTTTTTAAGCCCGGAGGTTGGATACTCAAAACTCCGGGGTTTTAAGTTTGACAATAGTTTTTTCTGGGCAATATCCGATTCTACGGATGCCACTTTTTATTTTGATATAGAAAACAGCAGGGGTATCGGTGAAGGCATAGAATACAGATATGCGCTGACAAAAACTACGGAAGGTCAATTTTATTTTTACCATTTCAAAGAAAATGATATGGATAGGGTAAGGGAATTCAGAAAAGGGAGCAATAACCTATCCAGACCCAAGACCGCCGATGATAACAGATGGTTTCTGGAATACAAACACAGAGGGTTGTTGCCTTATGGCGTTAGTTTGAATGTGGATGTAAAAAAGGTAAGCGATGATGAGTATTTTATAGACTTTGGAAAGGATACTAATAAAAGGTCTTTGGAAAGCCTTGAGAGCAATATATCCCTTACAAAGACATGGAGCAAATTTAATCTTGTGACCCAGTTCAGATATTTTGATAATCTCCTTATCGCAGATAACAGTACAACCCTTCAGAGACTGCCTGAGATTGCCCTGACAGGCATAGACCAGCAGATAATGGATACCCCTTTTCATTTTGGATGGGAATCCTCATTTGTTAATTTTGATAGAAAAGAAGGCGCAACAGGCCAGCGCATTGATATGCACCCGACTGTATCACTGCCGTTAAATCCAGGAGGATATTTTGAATTTAAGCCGTCAGCCGGAGTAAGAGAGACATTCTACCAGGTGGCTGACCCTGCCAAGGATAAGAGATATTATGACAGAAGCATCTATGACCTTGGCACTGATGTTACAACGACGTTTGTAAATATATTTCCCATTGATGAGGGTGAAGGTGATGGATTAAAAAAGTTAAAGCACACAATCAGGCCGAAGATTATATACACATATATACCCGACGATGTTCAGGACGACCTTCCTATTTTTGACGGCGTTGACAGGATTGGAAAGAGAAATGATTTTACATATTCATTAAACACCATACTGACCGGCAAATTTTTGGAGGGCGGCAATTATAGCTATCGCGACTATATATATATGGATTTAAGCCAGATATATAATATAAATGAGACAACAAGGAAACTTACCTCTCTTACTGATAAGAGACGGCCTTTTTCCGATGTTACAGGAGAGATCAGACTACAACCTCTATCATGGACACTTATAACAGCAAAGGGCAAATACGATGCGTATGAAGGCTGGATGAACGAGTACGACGCATCTTTAGGATTATGGGATAAAAGAGGGGATAGATTAGATACGAGCTATAGATATACAAGAATAGACCCGATTACGCATACACCTATGGAATATCTTGAGTTGTCTCTGATAATTAAACCTGTGGAGTCCATTGACCTTACCTATCACAACAGGTATTCCTATAATGATAAGGAGACTATTGAAGCTGCTTATGGTCTTGCATACCGCCAGCAGTGCTGGGGCGCCCAGATTACCTATACAGAGAGGCTGGAGGAGAAGATGGTCATGCTCACATTTAATTTGCTTGGCATCGGGCAGGTTGGCGGTTTGAGTGAAAGAGTGCAGTGA
- the tilS gene encoding tRNA lysidine(34) synthetase TilS → MLDKIKKTIKELSMLVSGDRIVVAVSGGIDSVVLLHALIELAAEYRLFIIVAHLNHCLRGRESDRDEVFVKRLAEKLGVKFVCKRMDVRLLLKKGDSLQDIAREARYSFFDRIAKRYKADRIATGHNMDDQAETVLMKFLKGAGLGGLCGIPKVNGKYIRPLIEITRKEIEEYAEGRRLKFVKDSSNKSAKYLRNRIRLKLIPILEEYNPSLKKDLARLSRILERDDVYLKDKAGGAYKSIVVRRDKDVVSLYLKKLNRLHGAIKARIFFMAVEELLGSSKGFYSYHVEDFLRLLCSDAPNLSINLPSKLTVYKEYDIITIERRQKAENRRRKTEQPIFFEKILKINGKTNVIADNGRKVAEFKTKIQLYNGVLPLSPPEGDRRGVPLWRGIKGEDAPAPNISIAYFDCNKLKFPILVRNFRPGDSFAPFGMNGHKKVKDLFQEKRVARRKRGLIPIVVSGGEIIWVAGIRQAECGKMDSNTKRILKMEIYPLAF, encoded by the coding sequence ATGCTGGACAAGATAAAAAAAACAATAAAAGAATTAAGTATGCTTGTCAGTGGAGACCGTATTGTCGTCGCTGTCTCCGGCGGCATAGATTCAGTTGTCCTGCTTCATGCGCTTATAGAGCTTGCAGCAGAATATAGGCTTTTTATCATCGTTGCCCACCTTAATCACTGTTTAAGAGGCAGGGAATCAGACAGGGACGAGGTATTTGTAAAGAGGCTTGCGGAAAAGTTAGGTGTAAAGTTTGTTTGTAAAAGGATGGATGTCCGCTTGCTTCTTAAAAAGGGTGATTCATTGCAGGATATTGCAAGAGAGGCAAGGTATTCATTCTTTGACAGGATTGCAAAAAGATATAAGGCAGACAGGATAGCTACAGGACATAATATGGACGACCAGGCTGAGACAGTGTTGATGAAATTTCTAAAAGGCGCAGGGCTTGGCGGTTTATGCGGTATTCCAAAGGTCAATGGAAAATATATAAGGCCGCTCATTGAGATAACCAGAAAAGAGATAGAGGAGTATGCTGAAGGCCGCAGGTTAAAGTTTGTAAAAGACAGCTCAAATAAAAGCGCTAAATATCTTCGCAACCGCATAAGGCTTAAACTTATACCCATTCTTGAGGAATATAATCCATCTCTTAAAAAAGATTTGGCCAGGCTTTCCCGTATCCTTGAGAGAGATGATGTGTATCTGAAAGACAAGGCAGGAGGCGCTTACAAAAGTATTGTGGTGAGGCGGGATAAAGACGTTGTTTCCCTATATTTAAAGAAGCTTAACAGATTACACGGCGCAATAAAGGCAAGGATTTTTTTTATGGCAGTAGAGGAACTTCTCGGCTCATCAAAAGGGTTTTATAGTTATCATGTTGAGGATTTTTTAAGGTTGTTATGCAGTGATGCCCCAAATCTCTCAATAAACCTTCCCAGCAAGTTAACGGTTTATAAAGAATACGATATTATTACAATAGAAAGAAGGCAGAAGGCGGAAAACAGAAGGCGGAAAACAGAGCAGCCAATCTTTTTTGAAAAAATATTAAAGATAAACGGCAAAACCAATGTTATTGCGGATAATGGGCGTAAGGTTGCAGAATTCAAAACAAAGATTCAACTTTATAATGGCGTCCTCCCCCTGTCCCCTCCAGAGGGGGATAGAAGAGGTGTCCCCCTTTGGAGGGGGATAAAGGGGGAGGACGCTCCTGCACCGAACATATCAATTGCCTATTTTGATTGCAATAAACTCAAATTTCCTATTTTGGTCAGAAACTTTAGACCAGGAGACAGTTTTGCGCCGTTTGGCATGAATGGTCATAAAAAGGTTAAAGACCTTTTTCAGGAAAAAAGAGTTGCAAGACGTAAAAGGGGTTTGATTCCCATTGTTGTTTCCGGGGGTGAGATAATCTGGGTTGCAGGCATAAGGCAGGCAGAGTGCGGGAAGATGGATTCAAATACAAAGAGGATATTAAAAATGGAGATTTATCCGCTTGCCTTCTAA
- the recJ gene encoding single-stranded-DNA-specific exonuclease RecJ — protein sequence MKKRWMVRSPDVELQGLFGRELKISPLTAQLLINRGLVEIDKAFSFLSPSLKNLHDPFGMKDMDRATERIIKAIKGNEKIAIYGDYDVDGTTATALLYLFFREVGICVDYFIPERLKEGYGLNNQALRHLFDSGARLVITTDCGITNYEEVSFANSIGLDVIITDHHEPSDRLPPAYAILNPKQPECAFPFKELAGVGVAFNLVIALRSKLKECGYFADNIPNLKHYTDIVALGTIADMAPLVDENRILVKYGLDELTLGKRPGIRALKEVSGLNGIVKAGSVGFQLAPRINAAGRLDNAGKGVRLLITDDDKEAMDIARELDRENIDRQRLEKGILSEAVEIIEKEEFEIHKKKAIILAKEGWHPGVIGIVASRLIDRYHRPTIIISLKDGVGRGSARGIKNFHILDGLDACKDLLEKYGGHKMAAGLTIRMENIKLFESAFYNLAEKNLTLEDLLPEVSLDSYIALDELNEKMVQEMESLAPFGMANPEPLLGARDASIVQSKVVGNNHLKLRIKQGSGARGQGATVWDGIAYRMGQKHPLNGNNFDIAFIPYIDEWNGNRNLRLKVKEINRP from the coding sequence ATGAAAAAACGTTGGATGGTCCGCTCTCCTGATGTTGAGCTTCAGGGCCTTTTTGGGAGAGAGCTAAAAATTTCTCCTTTGACAGCCCAGCTTTTAATAAACAGGGGCCTTGTCGAAATAGACAAGGCCTTTTCTTTTCTTTCCCCCTCCCTTAAGAACCTTCATGACCCGTTTGGCATGAAGGATATGGACAGGGCGACAGAGAGGATTATAAAGGCAATTAAAGGGAACGAAAAGATTGCTATCTATGGCGATTATGATGTTGACGGAACAACCGCCACAGCTCTTCTCTATCTTTTCTTCAGAGAGGTTGGTATTTGTGTCGACTATTTCATACCCGAAAGATTAAAAGAAGGCTACGGCCTTAACAATCAGGCTCTCCGGCATTTATTTGACTCAGGCGCAAGGCTTGTTATTACCACTGACTGCGGCATTACAAATTATGAAGAAGTATCTTTTGCCAATAGCATCGGACTGGATGTAATTATTACAGACCACCATGAACCATCTGATAGGCTCCCGCCTGCATACGCAATATTAAATCCAAAACAGCCTGAGTGCGCCTTTCCTTTTAAGGAGTTGGCCGGCGTCGGTGTTGCATTTAATCTTGTAATTGCCCTAAGAAGTAAGTTAAAGGAATGCGGTTACTTTGCAGACAACATTCCAAATCTTAAACATTACACCGATATTGTCGCGCTTGGAACTATTGCCGATATGGCGCCGCTCGTTGATGAAAACAGGATATTGGTGAAATACGGATTGGATGAACTTACCCTTGGCAAAAGGCCGGGGATACGGGCGCTGAAGGAGGTAAGCGGTTTAAACGGCATTGTAAAGGCAGGCTCTGTGGGGTTTCAGCTTGCCCCGCGCATAAATGCGGCAGGGAGATTGGATAATGCAGGTAAGGGGGTAAGGCTTCTCATTACAGATGATGATAAAGAGGCAATGGATATTGCCAGAGAATTAGACAGGGAAAATATTGACAGACAGAGATTGGAGAAGGGCATATTATCAGAGGCAGTAGAAATCATTGAGAAGGAAGAATTTGAGATTCATAAAAAAAAGGCTATTATTCTTGCAAAAGAAGGATGGCATCCCGGCGTCATCGGGATTGTAGCCTCAAGGCTCATAGACCGCTACCACAGGCCGACGATTATAATATCCTTGAAAGATGGCGTAGGCAGGGGTTCGGCGAGGGGGATAAAGAATTTTCATATCCTGGACGGATTAGATGCATGCAAAGATCTTTTGGAAAAATACGGCGGCCATAAAATGGCTGCCGGCCTTACAATCAGGATGGAGAATATAAAATTATTTGAATCAGCGTTTTATAATCTGGCTGAAAAAAACTTAACCCTTGAAGACCTTTTACCAGAGGTTTCGCTGGATTCGTATATTGCCCTGGACGAGCTGAATGAAAAGATGGTTCAGGAGATGGAAAGCCTTGCCCCCTTTGGCATGGCAAATCCTGAGCCGCTTCTCGGCGCCAGAGACGCCAGCATTGTCCAAAGCAAGGTGGTAGGCAATAATCATCTCAAGCTTAGGATAAAGCAGGGGTCAGGGGCCAGGGGGCAGGGGGCAACTGTATGGGACGGGATCGCATACAGAATGGGACAAAAACATCCGTTAAATGGAAATAACTTTGACATCGCCTTTATCCCGTATATTGATGAATGGAACGGGAACAGGAATTTGAGGCTTAAGGTAAAAGAGATAAACAGACCATAG